The Deltaproteobacteria bacterium genome has a window encoding:
- a CDS encoding protein-L-isoaspartate(D-aspartate) O-methyltransferase, translating to MVAHLAARGVDDARVLNAMRAVPRHLFVPAALRAHAYDDRPLPIGAGQTISQPLVVALTAQLCALGPDDVALEVGAGSGYQAAVLAQLCRRVYALEIRPELAARARTNLLAAGVDNVVVGAGDGGHGWPEHAPYDAIAVAAAARTVPPPLVDQLADGGRLVIPLGAPDLQQLVRIVRRGDELERTEHGPVRFVAFVGDFG from the coding sequence ATGGTCGCTCACCTGGCGGCGCGCGGCGTGGACGACGCGCGCGTGCTGAACGCGATGCGCGCCGTGCCGCGTCACCTGTTCGTCCCCGCGGCGCTGCGCGCGCACGCGTACGACGACCGCCCGCTGCCGATCGGTGCGGGCCAGACGATCTCGCAGCCGTTGGTCGTGGCGCTCACCGCGCAGCTGTGCGCACTCGGCCCGGACGACGTCGCCCTCGAGGTCGGCGCGGGGAGCGGCTATCAGGCGGCCGTGTTGGCGCAGTTGTGCCGCCGGGTGTACGCGCTCGAGATCCGCCCCGAGCTCGCCGCCCGGGCGCGAACCAACCTGCTCGCCGCCGGAGTGGACAACGTGGTCGTGGGCGCCGGCGACGGCGGCCACGGCTGGCCGGAGCACGCGCCGTACGACGCGATCGCCGTCGCCGCGGCGGCGCGGACGGTGCCGCCGCCGCTGGTCGATCAACTCGCCGACGGCGGCCGCCTCGTCATTCCGCTCGGCGCCCCCGACCTGCAGCAGCTCGTGCGCATCGTCCGGCGGGGCGAC
- the surE gene encoding 5'/3'-nucleotidase SurE, with product MPPLLLLSNDDGIDAPGLAALADALAPLAELVVVAPERERSAVSHAITLHKPLRPTRVRDGWFALSGTPADCVYAGVLRIAPERPALVVSGINDGNNLGSDVFYSGTVAAAAEAALRDVPAIALSQAPGANFAHSAQFAAALVRAALAHPLPPKCLLNVNFPRDFDRAYRWTKLGARVYRDQVEEREDLRGRTYYWIGGPSVDVADEPNTDGATVREGLVSITPLRLDLTAHDLLDPPPAWPIDGYSARP from the coding sequence ATGCCGCCGCTGCTGTTGCTGTCGAACGACGACGGGATCGACGCGCCGGGCCTCGCGGCCCTCGCGGACGCGCTCGCGCCGCTGGCCGAGCTGGTCGTCGTCGCCCCCGAGCGCGAGCGCTCCGCCGTGAGCCACGCGATCACGCTGCACAAGCCGCTGCGGCCGACGCGCGTGCGCGACGGCTGGTTCGCCCTCAGCGGCACGCCGGCCGACTGCGTCTACGCGGGCGTGTTGCGCATCGCGCCGGAGCGGCCGGCCCTCGTCGTATCCGGCATCAACGACGGCAACAACCTCGGCAGCGATGTGTTTTACTCGGGCACCGTCGCCGCCGCCGCCGAGGCGGCGCTGCGCGACGTCCCCGCGATCGCGCTGTCGCAGGCGCCGGGCGCCAACTTCGCGCACTCGGCGCAGTTCGCCGCGGCGCTGGTGCGGGCGGCGCTCGCCCACCCGCTGCCGCCCAAGTGCCTGCTCAACGTCAACTTCCCGCGCGACTTCGACCGCGCGTACCGGTGGACGAAACTGGGCGCGCGCGTCTACCGCGACCAGGTCGAGGAGCGCGAAGACCTGCGCGGGCGCACCTACTACTGGATCGGAGGCCCCTCCGTCGACGTCGCCGACGAGCCGAACACCGACGGCGCCACCGTGCGCGAGGGGCTGGTGTCGATCACCCCGCTGCGGCTCGACCTCACCGCGCACGACCTGCTCGATCCGCCCCCCGCGTGGCCGATCGACGGATACAGCGCTCGCCCGTGA
- a CDS encoding MerR family transcriptional regulator: MDPRIPDKQYFRIGEVARIAEVETHVLRFWETEFSTLRPRKSRSNQRMYTRKDVEKVLRIRDLLYEEGYTIAGARRQLGEVPAADPLEHPKVRGLCARIRKEVEELLQLVDE, encoded by the coding sequence ATGGATCCGCGCATCCCCGACAAGCAGTACTTCCGCATCGGCGAAGTCGCCCGCATCGCGGAGGTCGAGACGCACGTGCTGCGGTTCTGGGAGACGGAGTTTTCGACCCTCCGGCCGCGCAAGTCGCGCTCGAACCAGCGGATGTACACGCGCAAGGACGTCGAGAAGGTCCTGCGCATCCGCGACCTGTTGTACGAGGAGGGCTACACGATCGCCGGCGCGCGCCGCCAGCTCGGCGAGGTGCCGGCGGCCGACCCACTCGAGCACCCGAAGGTGCGCGGATTGTGCGCGCGAATCCGCAAAGAGGTCGAAGAGCTGTTGCAGCTCGTCGATGAATGA
- a CDS encoding integration host factor subunit alpha: MTKADIIEAVYEKVGGFSKKEAAEIVETVFDTIKETLERGDKIKISGFGNFVVRDKKARVGRNPQTGEEITISARRVLTFKPSQVLKNALNGHPIVPL; the protein is encoded by the coding sequence ATGACCAAAGCCGACATCATCGAAGCCGTCTACGAGAAGGTGGGCGGGTTTTCGAAGAAGGAGGCCGCCGAGATCGTCGAGACCGTGTTCGACACGATCAAAGAGACGCTCGAACGCGGCGACAAGATAAAGATTTCTGGCTTCGGCAACTTCGTCGTGCGCGACAAGAAGGCGCGCGTCGGCCGAAATCCCCAAACCGGGGAGGAGATCACGATCTCCGCGCGTCGGGTGCTCACGTTCAAGCCGAGCCAGGTGCTCAAGAACGCCCTCAACGGGCACCCGATCGTCCCCCTGTAG
- a CDS encoding phenylalanine--tRNA ligase subunit beta, whose protein sequence is MRAVWSWLRDLVDLPAGVGPADAAAALTGAGLEVEETIELGGDLSGVVVAQVVRRRPHPNADKLTLVEVIDRDGGAAVEVVCGAPNVPDPGGRVLWARPGATLPGGVRIDARAVRGVQSAGMLCSERELGIGDDHDGIVVLRGRDADVPLGQDVRDALGLRDVVFDVGVPANRPDCNGHLGLARELAALCGGRLRDVDVDLGAVTDAAVRVADRVAVSIEDPDRCARYTARLIDGLTVGPSPRWLRRRLEAVGVRPINNLVDVTNYVMFELGQPLHAFDLRRIAGGRIVVRRARDGERMTTLDDVDRALTADDLVICDANGPVALAGVMGGADSEVRDDTRSVLLESAHFEPTGIRRTARRLNLHSESSHRFERGVDPNGVDRASARAAKLLAELGGGRVAAGVVDVYPRPAAPVRVAIRPARAAQLTGVDLTAADVRRSLDAIGLPVVRDAGDRLEVEVPTFRPDVTREVDLIEEVLRLYGFDKVPATLPRDAIAPRGQRDPREPRARAALVAAGLDECVCYAFASPERIAEFRFPADDPRAAPIAIRNPLRADHAALRTTLLPNLLAAVARNLARGNHDVRLFEVGHVFLPADGEPLPEERRTAAGVLTGRRAGWLQPGEPLDFFDVKGAVERLLHAVAGGDVAAAARYEAASDLAYLHPGASALVVLPDGTAAGVVGEVHPDLRDRYDLSAPCFAFEIDLDALPPAGPVQMQPLPRFPAITRDVSFFVAADVPASRVEAVIRAEPEPLLEQVSVLEDYRDPQRVPAGQKGMLWSLTYRAPDRTLTDAEVDAAHGRIVRRLLDALGARQR, encoded by the coding sequence ATGCGCGCGGTATGGTCCTGGCTGCGCGACCTGGTCGACCTGCCCGCCGGCGTCGGGCCCGCCGACGCGGCGGCGGCGCTCACCGGCGCCGGCCTCGAGGTCGAAGAAACGATCGAGTTGGGCGGCGATTTGTCGGGCGTCGTCGTCGCGCAGGTCGTGCGCCGGCGCCCTCATCCGAACGCCGACAAGCTCACGCTGGTCGAGGTCATCGATCGGGACGGTGGGGCGGCGGTCGAGGTCGTGTGCGGCGCGCCGAACGTGCCGGATCCCGGCGGACGCGTGCTGTGGGCGCGCCCGGGTGCGACGCTGCCCGGCGGCGTGCGCATCGACGCGCGTGCGGTCCGCGGGGTGCAGTCGGCCGGCATGTTGTGCTCGGAGCGCGAGCTGGGGATCGGCGACGACCACGATGGCATCGTCGTTTTGCGCGGGCGCGACGCCGACGTGCCGCTCGGCCAGGACGTGCGCGACGCGCTCGGCTTGCGCGACGTGGTGTTCGACGTCGGCGTGCCGGCCAATCGTCCCGACTGCAACGGCCACCTCGGCCTCGCGCGCGAACTCGCGGCGCTGTGCGGTGGCCGGCTACGCGACGTCGACGTCGACCTGGGCGCGGTGACGGACGCCGCGGTGCGCGTCGCGGATCGGGTCGCGGTGTCGATCGAGGATCCCGACCGGTGCGCGCGCTACACCGCGCGCCTGATCGACGGCTTGACGGTCGGGCCGTCGCCGCGGTGGCTGCGGCGGCGCCTCGAGGCGGTCGGCGTGCGCCCGATCAACAACCTCGTCGACGTGACCAACTACGTCATGTTCGAACTCGGACAACCGCTGCACGCATTCGACCTGCGGCGGATCGCCGGCGGCCGCATCGTGGTGCGCCGCGCGCGGGACGGCGAACGCATGACCACCCTCGACGACGTCGACCGGGCGCTCACCGCCGACGACCTGGTCATCTGCGACGCGAACGGGCCGGTGGCGCTCGCGGGGGTGATGGGCGGCGCCGACAGCGAGGTCCGCGACGACACCCGCAGCGTGCTGCTGGAAAGCGCCCATTTCGAGCCGACCGGCATCCGCCGGACCGCGCGGCGCCTGAACCTGCACTCGGAGTCGTCACACCGGTTCGAGCGCGGCGTCGATCCGAACGGGGTCGACCGCGCGTCGGCTCGCGCGGCGAAGTTGCTCGCCGAGCTCGGCGGCGGCCGCGTCGCCGCGGGCGTCGTGGACGTGTACCCGCGGCCGGCCGCGCCGGTGCGCGTGGCCATCCGGCCGGCGCGCGCCGCGCAGCTTACCGGCGTCGACCTCACCGCCGCCGACGTCCGCCGGTCGCTCGACGCGATCGGCCTGCCGGTCGTCCGCGACGCCGGCGATCGGCTCGAGGTCGAGGTGCCCACATTCCGGCCGGACGTCACCCGCGAGGTCGACCTCATCGAGGAGGTCCTGCGGCTGTACGGCTTCGACAAGGTGCCGGCGACGCTGCCGCGGGACGCGATCGCGCCGCGCGGACAGCGCGACCCGCGCGAGCCGCGCGCGCGCGCCGCCCTCGTCGCCGCCGGCCTCGACGAGTGCGTGTGCTACGCGTTCGCCTCGCCCGAGCGCATCGCCGAGTTTCGCTTTCCCGCGGACGACCCCCGCGCGGCGCCGATCGCGATCCGCAACCCGCTGCGCGCCGACCATGCGGCCTTGCGCACCACGCTGCTGCCCAACCTGCTGGCGGCGGTGGCCCGCAATCTGGCGCGCGGCAACCACGACGTCCGGCTGTTCGAGGTCGGCCACGTGTTTTTGCCCGCGGACGGCGAGCCGCTGCCCGAGGAGCGGCGCACCGCCGCGGGCGTGCTCACCGGACGGCGCGCGGGCTGGCTCCAGCCCGGTGAGCCGCTGGACTTCTTCGACGTCAAGGGCGCCGTCGAACGCCTGCTGCACGCCGTCGCCGGCGGCGACGTCGCCGCGGCCGCGCGCTACGAGGCCGCCTCCGACCTGGCCTACCTGCACCCGGGTGCGTCGGCCCTCGTCGTACTGCCGGACGGCACCGCCGCCGGCGTGGTCGGCGAGGTGCACCCGGACCTGCGGGACCGCTACGATCTGAGCGCGCCGTGCTTTGCGTTCGAGATCGACCTCGACGCGCTGCCGCCGGCGGGGCCGGTCCAGATGCAGCCGCTTCCGCGCTTCCCCGCGATCACCCGCGACGTGTCGTTTTTCGTCGCGGCGGACGTGCCCGCGTCGCGCGTCGAGGCCGTGATCCGGGCCGAGCCGGAGCCGCTGCTCGAGCAGGTGTCGGTGCTCGAGGACTACCGCGACCCTCAGCGCGTCCCCGCCGGGCAAAAGGGGATGCTGTGGTCGCTCACGTACCGGGCGCCCGACCGCACGCTCACGGACGCCGAGGTCGACGCGGCCCACGGGCGCATCGTCAGGCGGCTGCTGGACGCCCTCGGGGCGCGCCAGCGCTGA